The following proteins come from a genomic window of Oricola thermophila:
- a CDS encoding DUF934 domain-containing protein, translating into MSIIVTDNGFAEDEVASGAFTVMSLEQLRTADISGLPGAIALCVDNDTDPDSILPLPEQVALVSIAFPSFADGRGFSLARRLRQAGYTGRLRAEGHLIADQYGQARRVGFDEVAISDEIAARQPEEQWLARAEWQNHFYQMRLQTSARTF; encoded by the coding sequence ATGAGCATCATCGTCACCGACAACGGTTTTGCGGAAGACGAAGTCGCCAGCGGTGCATTCACCGTGATGTCTCTCGAACAGCTTCGCACGGCTGACATATCGGGACTGCCGGGTGCCATCGCACTCTGCGTCGACAACGACACCGATCCGGACAGTATTCTTCCGTTGCCGGAGCAGGTGGCGCTTGTCTCCATTGCCTTCCCGTCCTTCGCCGACGGGCGCGGCTTCTCACTGGCCAGACGGCTGCGGCAAGCGGGCTACACCGGCCGGCTGCGGGCGGAGGGTCATCTCATCGCCGACCAATATGGCCAAGCGCGCCGTGTCGGGTTCGACGAGGTGGCCATCTCCGACGAAATTGCAGCACGCCAGCCGGAGGAACAATGGCTCGCGCGAGCAGAATGGCAAAACCATTTCTACCAGATGCGATTGCAGACGAGCGCCCGAACGTTCTAA
- a CDS encoding DUF1127 domain-containing protein — MSTYSEFQGPATSRTNAAEKSKPAVRVIVWLDRMSCAFIQFPRMIMRRRKLAALTDRQLRDIGVCPSEAGRRRRAAVEPDPNLEGLR, encoded by the coding sequence ATGAGCACCTATTCGGAATTCCAGGGACCGGCGACAAGCCGGACGAATGCTGCCGAAAAATCGAAACCAGCTGTCAGGGTTATAGTCTGGTTGGACAGGATGTCATGCGCGTTCATTCAATTCCCGCGGATGATCATGCGCAGGCGGAAACTTGCCGCGCTCACCGACAGGCAGTTGCGGGATATCGGCGTTTGCCCCTCGGAAGCGGGACGTCGTCGCAGGGCGGCAGTTGAGCCCGATCCCAATCTGGAGGGGTTGCGCTAG
- a CDS encoding ferredoxin--NADP reductase: MNDLTSIKETGAPVNVATPLPDGQTVTEVTHWTDKLFSFRLTRPQSLRFRSGEFVMIGLPGDNGRPILRAYSIASPSWDEELEFYSIAVPDGPLTSKLVHIKPGDQVILKTKPTGTLVVDALLPGKRLYMIATGTGIAPFASLIRDPEVYEKFEQVILTHTCREVAELEYGRKLIESLIDDPLIGEMVDGKLVYYPTTTREDSPKMGRITDKIRSGELFADIGAPAWTRDDDRVMICGSMGLNLEIKELCEAAGMEEGANSKPGHFVLEKSFVGESTIL, translated from the coding sequence ATGAACGACCTGACCTCAATCAAAGAAACCGGGGCGCCCGTGAACGTCGCCACTCCGCTACCCGACGGCCAGACCGTGACCGAGGTCACGCACTGGACCGACAAGCTGTTTTCATTCCGGCTAACCAGGCCTCAAAGCCTGCGGTTCCGTTCGGGCGAGTTCGTCATGATCGGCCTGCCGGGAGACAACGGGCGGCCGATCCTGCGTGCCTATTCCATCGCCTCTCCCTCATGGGACGAAGAGCTCGAATTCTATTCCATCGCCGTCCCTGACGGGCCGCTGACCTCCAAGCTCGTGCATATCAAGCCGGGCGACCAGGTTATCCTGAAAACGAAGCCGACCGGCACGCTGGTCGTCGACGCGCTGCTTCCTGGCAAACGTCTCTACATGATCGCCACAGGAACCGGCATCGCGCCTTTCGCCTCGCTGATCCGCGATCCCGAAGTCTACGAAAAGTTCGAGCAGGTCATCCTCACACATACCTGTCGCGAGGTTGCCGAACTGGAGTATGGCCGCAAGCTGATCGAAAGCCTCATCGACGACCCACTGATCGGCGAGATGGTGGATGGCAAGCTCGTCTACTACCCGACGACGACGCGCGAGGATTCGCCGAAGATGGGGCGCATCACCGACAAGATCCGCTCCGGCGAACTCTTTGCCGATATCGGTGCGCCGGCATGGACCCGGGATGACGACCGGGTGATGATCTGCGGCTCGATGGGCCTCAACCTGGAAATCAAGGAGCTGTGCGAGGCCGCCGGGATGGAGGAAGGCGCCAATTCCAAGCCAGGCCATTTCGTGCTGGAAAAGAGCTTCGTCGGCGAGAGCACAATTCTCTGA
- a CDS encoding DUF2849 domain-containing protein translates to MAREYKPRIVTANDLIEGDVVYFTASHNWSRDIGEAVVAWSREAAEQLLAAAQAQENRVVGPYLAETDIGEDNRPQPVHFREVFRTRGPSNYFHGKQAET, encoded by the coding sequence ATGGCTCGCGAATACAAGCCGCGTATCGTCACCGCAAACGACCTGATCGAGGGCGATGTCGTCTATTTCACGGCCTCGCACAACTGGTCACGCGATATCGGCGAAGCGGTGGTCGCCTGGTCGCGGGAGGCTGCCGAACAGCTGCTGGCCGCCGCGCAGGCGCAGGAGAACCGCGTGGTCGGACCATATCTCGCGGAAACGGACATCGGCGAGGACAACCGCCCGCAACCGGTCCATTTCCGCGAGGTGTTCCGCACGCGCGGACCATCAAACTACTTTCACGGCAAGCAGGCAGAAACCTGA
- a CDS encoding phosphoadenylyl-sulfate reductase, producing the protein MPHDSIKLKNAEATPASGQSSLAHTRAVLREVLVDKKHGEIAVVSSFGAESAVLLHLIAEANPAAPVIFINTRMLFAETLAYKDELVSRLGLTDVRTVAPDSRTVREIDPNGRLHRTDPDACCDFRKTQVLSNALEGFDGWITGRKRFQAVTRESVDIFERSRDGKLKVNPLAYWSKEDVKAHFAAFDLPQHPLVSHGYLSIGCAVCTSPVKNGEDERAGRWRGLDKTECGIHFENGKLVRSGDAGAWKQS; encoded by the coding sequence GTGCCGCATGACAGTATCAAGCTGAAGAATGCCGAGGCAACGCCAGCAAGCGGCCAGTCGTCCTTGGCGCATACACGCGCAGTGCTGCGTGAGGTGCTGGTGGACAAGAAGCACGGCGAGATCGCGGTCGTTTCCTCGTTCGGCGCGGAGTCCGCGGTGCTGCTGCATCTCATCGCCGAGGCCAATCCCGCGGCCCCGGTGATCTTCATCAACACGCGGATGCTGTTTGCCGAAACACTCGCATACAAGGACGAGCTTGTGAGCCGCCTCGGCCTGACCGACGTACGCACCGTCGCACCGGACAGCAGAACCGTCCGCGAGATCGACCCCAATGGCCGCCTGCATCGAACCGATCCCGACGCCTGCTGCGACTTTCGCAAGACGCAGGTGCTGAGCAACGCACTCGAAGGCTTCGACGGCTGGATAACCGGGCGCAAGCGTTTCCAGGCGGTGACGCGCGAAAGCGTCGACATCTTCGAACGTTCGCGGGACGGCAAGCTGAAGGTGAACCCCCTCGCCTACTGGTCGAAGGAAGACGTCAAAGCACATTTCGCGGCATTTGATCTGCCTCAACACCCGCTCGTCAGCCATGGTTATCTTTCGATCGGCTGTGCGGTCTGCACCAGTCCCGTCAAGAACGGCGAGGATGAGCGGGCCGGACGCTGGCGTGGCCTGGACAAGACCGAGTGCGGCATACATTTCGAAAACGGAAAGCTGGTTCGCTCAGGCGACGCCGGCGCATGGAAACAATCATGA
- the cysG gene encoding siroheme synthase CysG produces the protein MRHFPIFLDLSGRHVIVSGAGDCAVSKLRLLLKTEASITVFDSSPSPQVEKWAAEGRVTLSRHPIRHGDANGAALLYAANDDADEDARAAEIGRQAGVPVNIVDNLEDSEFITPAIVDRDPVTIAIGTEGSAPVLARRIKAELEERLPASLGILARIGRSFRGRAELVPSGRRRRDFWARYYSGEGDAALKSGGEAGARAKLEEFLTDAIESRPRQGNVALIGAGPGDPDLLTMKARRLIDQADVVLHDRLVPQPILELARREAIIVETGKTGYGASWRQEDINALMIEHARRGAQVVRLKSGDPGIYGRLDEEIDALDAAGITFEVVPGITAAAAAAAVSGISMTRRGRNSSVRFLTGRDMEGFAEHDWRELAKPGATAAIYMGVRAAGFLRGRLMMHGAKADTPVTVVENVSRPDQKTVVTTILTLPEALETARISGPAVLLYGLAPRRTANPIQVAEVPIHEKTGVL, from the coding sequence ATGCGTCATTTTCCGATCTTTCTCGATCTATCCGGGCGGCATGTCATCGTCTCCGGAGCGGGAGATTGCGCCGTTTCGAAACTGCGTCTCCTGCTCAAGACCGAGGCGTCGATCACCGTTTTCGACTCCTCGCCGTCGCCGCAAGTCGAGAAGTGGGCTGCCGAAGGCCGCGTCACCCTTTCCAGGCATCCCATCCGGCACGGCGATGCCAACGGCGCGGCGCTGCTCTATGCTGCAAATGACGATGCGGACGAGGATGCCCGCGCCGCCGAGATCGGCAGGCAGGCCGGAGTGCCGGTCAACATCGTCGACAATCTCGAGGATTCCGAATTCATCACGCCGGCGATCGTCGATCGCGATCCGGTCACGATTGCCATAGGTACGGAAGGTTCGGCGCCTGTGCTGGCGCGCAGGATCAAGGCCGAACTGGAAGAACGCCTGCCCGCCTCGCTGGGGATCCTCGCCAGGATCGGCAGGAGCTTCCGCGGCCGTGCCGAGCTTGTCCCGTCGGGCCGCAGGCGGCGCGACTTCTGGGCCCGCTACTATTCCGGCGAGGGCGATGCCGCCCTCAAGTCCGGCGGCGAAGCCGGCGCGCGGGCAAAGCTGGAAGAGTTCCTGACCGATGCCATCGAGTCCCGGCCGAGGCAGGGCAACGTCGCGCTGATCGGGGCCGGCCCCGGCGATCCCGACCTGCTGACCATGAAGGCACGGCGCCTGATCGACCAGGCCGACGTGGTGCTGCATGACCGCCTGGTGCCGCAGCCCATCCTGGAACTGGCGCGGCGGGAAGCCATCATCGTCGAAACGGGAAAGACCGGTTACGGCGCCTCCTGGCGGCAGGAGGACATCAACGCGCTGATGATCGAGCACGCGCGGCGCGGTGCTCAGGTGGTCCGGCTGAAATCCGGCGATCCCGGCATATACGGGCGCCTCGACGAGGAAATCGACGCGCTTGATGCTGCGGGTATCACTTTCGAGGTCGTACCCGGCATCACCGCGGCTGCGGCGGCCGCCGCCGTATCCGGAATTTCGATGACGCGGCGCGGACGCAATTCGTCGGTTCGTTTCCTGACCGGACGCGACATGGAGGGCTTTGCCGAACATGACTGGCGCGAGCTGGCGAAACCGGGCGCGACGGCCGCGATCTACATGGGGGTGCGGGCCGCGGGCTTCCTTCGCGGCCGGCTGATGATGCATGGCGCGAAGGCGGATACGCCGGTCACGGTGGTCGAGAACGTTTCCCGTCCGGACCAGAAAACCGTCGTCACCACAATCCTGACCCTGCCGGAAGCGCTGGAGACCGCACGGATATCGGGACCTGCCGTCCTGCTCTACGGCTTGGCACCCCGCCGGACCGCGAATCCGATTCAGGTCGCTGAAGTTCCGATTCACGAAAAGACCGGAGTCCTTTGA
- a CDS encoding nitrite/sulfite reductase encodes MYRYNDFDEAFVRNRVAEFREQVRRRIDGSLTEDEFKPLRLKNGLYLQLHAYMLRVAIPYGTLNSRQMRQLALIAERFDKGYGHFTTRQNIQFNWPRLKDVPDILELLADVEMHSIQTSGNCIRNVTADHFAGAAADEIEDPRPTAELVRQWSTDHPEFQYLPRKFKIAVSGSPNDRAVTKANDIGLRMVRNEAGEPGYEVIVGGGLGRTPMIGKTVREFLPKDDLLPYLEAILQVYNLSGRRDNKYKARIKILVHETGLDELKARIEDAFERQKRAFPGVPADLIRQIEEAFAPPEFENTQSLAYEQAQADNPAFRSFVETNVAEHRNPAYGIVTVSLKPIGGTPGDATAEQMRVLADLAERYGHDELRVSHEQNIILPHVRKADVPTVYAALGEAGLATANIGLLSDIIACPGMDYCSLATARSIPVAQAISKRFDELNLEREIGPLKIKISGCINACGHHHVGHIGILGLDKAGRENYQITLGGDGTESATIGERTGPGFDAEDIVPAIEAIIEAYLALREDASETFLEAYRRLGAEPFKQAIYGENGDKARAA; translated from the coding sequence ATGTACCGCTACAACGATTTCGATGAAGCCTTCGTGCGCAACCGGGTCGCGGAATTCCGCGAGCAGGTCCGGCGCCGCATCGACGGATCGCTCACGGAAGACGAATTCAAGCCGTTGCGGCTGAAGAACGGACTCTACCTGCAACTGCATGCCTACATGCTTCGGGTTGCAATCCCCTATGGCACGCTCAATTCCCGGCAGATGCGTCAGCTGGCGCTGATCGCCGAGCGTTTCGACAAGGGCTACGGCCATTTCACCACGCGCCAGAACATCCAGTTCAACTGGCCGCGCCTGAAGGATGTGCCTGATATCCTCGAATTGCTGGCCGACGTGGAAATGCACTCGATCCAGACCTCCGGCAACTGCATCCGAAACGTGACCGCGGACCATTTCGCCGGAGCCGCCGCCGACGAGATCGAGGATCCGCGACCGACGGCGGAACTGGTGCGCCAATGGTCGACCGACCACCCGGAATTCCAGTACCTGCCGCGCAAGTTCAAGATCGCCGTGTCGGGATCGCCCAACGACCGAGCGGTGACGAAGGCGAACGACATCGGCCTGCGCATGGTGCGCAACGAAGCCGGCGAACCCGGCTACGAGGTAATCGTGGGCGGCGGGCTTGGCCGGACTCCGATGATCGGCAAGACGGTGCGAGAATTCCTGCCAAAGGACGACCTGCTGCCCTACCTCGAGGCGATCCTGCAGGTCTACAACCTGTCGGGACGACGCGACAACAAGTACAAGGCACGCATCAAGATACTGGTACACGAGACAGGCCTCGATGAGCTCAAGGCCCGGATCGAAGACGCCTTCGAACGCCAGAAACGGGCATTCCCGGGGGTTCCGGCGGACCTGATACGGCAGATCGAGGAAGCCTTTGCACCGCCGGAGTTCGAAAACACGCAGTCGCTCGCATATGAGCAGGCACAGGCAGATAATCCGGCCTTCCGCTCCTTTGTCGAGACCAACGTCGCGGAACACAGGAACCCCGCCTACGGCATCGTGACCGTGTCCCTGAAGCCCATCGGCGGCACGCCGGGCGACGCCACGGCGGAACAAATGCGCGTGCTCGCCGATCTTGCCGAGCGCTATGGCCATGACGAGTTGCGCGTCTCCCACGAGCAGAACATCATCCTGCCGCACGTGCGCAAGGCGGACGTTCCGACCGTCTACGCGGCGCTGGGCGAAGCCGGCCTGGCGACCGCAAATATCGGCCTCCTCTCCGACATCATCGCCTGCCCCGGCATGGACTACTGCTCGCTGGCGACTGCGCGCTCGATCCCGGTTGCCCAGGCAATTTCCAAGCGGTTCGACGAACTGAATCTGGAGCGCGAAATCGGCCCGCTCAAGATCAAGATCTCGGGCTGCATCAATGCTTGCGGCCACCACCATGTGGGGCACATAGGCATTCTCGGGCTGGACAAGGCTGGGCGCGAGAACTACCAGATCACCCTGGGTGGCGACGGCACGGAATCAGCGACAATAGGCGAACGGACAGGGCCGGGATTCGACGCTGAAGACATTGTGCCGGCGATCGAGGCGATCATCGAGGCCTACCTGGCGCTACGCGAGGATGCGTCGGAAACCTTCCTTGAAGCCTACCGGCGCCTCGGCGCGGAGCCGTTCAAGCAGGCGATCTATGGCGAAAACGGAGACAAGGCCCGTGCCGCATGA